The segment ATCAACGCACTGATTGGATTTATCCAGGAAAGTAACGCCGAGAAGTCATTGAAAAGCATTCAAAATATGCTGTCGAGCGATGCCATTGTGCTGCGTGAAGGATTACAGGCTACCGTTGCCACGCAGAATATCGTGCCGGGTGACGTGGTCATGCTACGGCCTGGCGACAAAATCCCGGCCGATTTGCGCCTGTTTGAAGTCCATAATTTGCGGGTTGAAGAGGCGATTTTGACCGGTGAATCCACCGTGGTGTCAAAAAGCACCGCGGCGCTGGAAGGTGAGAAATCCCTGGGTGACCGGCTCAATCTGGCGTATTCGGGCACTACGGTAAGTTCTGGAACGGCGATGGGTGTTGTGATCGCCACCGGTGGCGATACCGAGTTAGGCCATATCAATGCGATGATCTCCTCAATTGAGGAAGCCAAAACACCGCTGCTGGTGCAAATCGATAAATTGGGTAAAGCGATTTTTGCCATCATCCTGTTGATGATGGTGGCGCTGTTTGTTTTTGGTTTTTTGCTGCGCGACATTCCTCTGGGGGAACTGCTGCTGTCGGTAATCAGCCTCGCGGTGTCAGCGGTGCCGGAAGGGTTGCCGGCCATTATCTCCATCATTTTGTCGCTGGGTGTGCAATCAATGGCGCGCAATCAGGCGATTATTCGCAAGTTGCCGACGGTGGAAACACTGGGTGCGATGTCCGTTATTTGTTCAGACAAAACCGGCACTCTGACCATGAATGAGATGACGGTGAAAGCGGTGGTACTGGCGGACAGCCAGTGGCGTATCAGCGGCAACAGCTATGAACCACAAGGTGAGTTTCATCCTGTTATCAGCGCCAGTGGTCATGCTGCGGGAGAAGATAGCGTGTTGCAGGCCTTTCTCGGGGCTGTTGATCGCTGCAATGAAAGCCAACTGCGCCAGGACGAACAGGGCCACTGGGGCATCATTGGTGGCCCCACCGAGGGTGCGCTGAAGGTGCTGGCCGCGAAAGCGGGCGTGAAGTCTGATGCGATTGAAGTGGTTAGCAAGCTGCCGTTTGATTCTCTCTACAAATATCAGGCGGTGAGTGCGGTGATGGATGGGAAACCTTGCATCCTGCTGACCGGTGCGCCGGATGTGTTGCTGGCGCTGTGCCAGCAGCAGCAGGGGGAGCAGGGCGTTACGGCGATCGATCGGGATTACTGGGAGAACGCCATCTCGACGTACGCCAGCGAGGGGTTACGTACCGTGGCGGCGGCCTGGCGCTGGTTGCCGACCGTGAAGCATCGACTCGACCATGAGGATTTGCGCGAGGGTATGACGTTGCTGGGGTTGGCATGCATGATGGACCCGCCACGCCCGGAAGCGATTACCGCTATCCGCGACTGCCAGCAGGCGGGTATCCGCGTGAAGATGATCACCGGCGATCATCAGGAAACGGCGATGGCGATTGGGCAGATGCTGGGTATTGGCAACAGCACCGCTGCGGTGACGGGTTATCAACTGGAACATATGGATGATGCCGCATTGGCGCAGGCAGCACAGGAATACGACATCTTCGCTCGTACCAGCCCGGAGCATAAGTTACGGCTGGTGAAAGCGCTGGCAGCGAGCGGGGAAATTGTCGGTATGACCGGCGATGGCGTCAATGATGCCCCGGCGCTGAAGCAGGCCAATGTCGGTATTGCTATGGGGATCAAAGGGACAGAAGTGACCAAAGAGTCAGCTGATATGATCCTCGCCGATGACAACTTCGCCACCATCGCGGCAGCGGTGAAGGAGGGACGTCGGGTGTATGACAATCTGAAGAAAACCATCCTGTTTGTGATGCCAACCTGCTTTGCTCAGGGGTTGCTGATCATCATCGCTATCTTAATGGGTAACCTGTTGCCACTGACGCCGGTACAGATTCTGTGGATGAATATGGCGACCTCTGCCACGCTCTCGTTTGGTCTGGCGTTTGAGCCTGCGGAACAGAACATCATGCGGCGGCCACCACGCAATGTGCGCAGCAATGTGATGGATGGATTTGCCATCTGGCGTGTGCTGTTTGTGGGGCTGCTGATCTCAGTCAGTGCTTTTATGCTGGAAGCCTGGTTGCAACCGCGTGGTTACAGCCCGGAGTTTATTCGCACCGTATTGTTGCAGATGCTGGTGACCGCGCAGTGGGTGTATATGCTTAATTGCCGCAACAGCGAGGGCTTCTCACTGGATGCTGGTTTGCTGAAGAACCGGGGAATCTGGCTGGTGACGCTGGTGTTGATCCTGCTCCAGGCGCTGATCATCTATGTTCCGCTGATGAATACCCTGTTTGGCACCCAGCCGTTACCGCTGAAATACTGGTTTATCGCGTTGGCGGTCAGTGCCGGGATCTTTGTGCTGGTGGAAATTGAAAAACGCCTGACGCGCGGCTGGCGCACATCAGGCGACAAGGTGATGGCGAGTTAACGTTTAAGTCGGGTGCCAGACGGCACCCGCTATCAGTCGCGCTGCTTCCCTTCCTCAATAAACTCTTCATCAATCTCTTCCACGTTGTCACGGTTATCACGTCCGGAAAGCAGGTTCCAGCAGGCGATAAACAGCGCGGCAATTAACGGACCGATGACAAAGCCGTTGATACCGTAAACTTCCATGCCACCCAGCGTGGCAATCAGAATCAGATAGTCCGGCATTTTGGTGTCTTTACCCACCAGCAGCGGGCGCAGAATATTGTCCACCAGACCGACCACCACCACAAAGAAGCTAACAAGGAACAAGCCTTTCCACAGCGCGCCGGTAGCGAAGAAGAAAATGGCGGCGGGCACCCAAATGATCGCCGAACCAATCGCCGGAATGAGCGAGAGAAACGCCATTAACGCGCCCCACAGCAGGCTGCCATCGATATCGGTGATCCAGAATGCCAATCCACCCAATACCCCTTGTACCACGGCGACCACCACGGTGCCTTTCACCGTCGCGCGAGACACCGCCGCAAACTTCAACAGCAGATGGTGTTTGACATAGGTGGAGAGTGGCAGCGCCTCTAAAATCAGGCTTACCAGCCAGGCACCATCTTTCAGCAGGAAGAACAGCAGATACAACATCACACCAAAACCTACAGTAAAGGTGAAGGTGCCTTTACCGATGATGAACACGCTGCCCGCCATATACTGGCCGCCCTTCAGGGCAAAGCCGGAGAGTTTTTCCTGGATTTGCGTGGCGTTGTTCAGATGATGTTCAGACAGATAATTACGTGCCCACGCTGGCAAATGTTGGAACAGGTCGGCAAAGACCGTCGGAAACTGCGATGAGTTGTTTTGCAGTTTGGTGTAGACGGTATTGAGCTCCACCACCAGCGATGAGGTGACGATAGCCAGCGGTGTGAAGACGATCAGGCAGATGATCAGCAATGTCACCAGCGAGGCCAGGCCGTTACGATCCCCCATTTTTTGCCGTAACACGGATTTCAGTGGATGGAAAATCACCGCCAGAATCGCTGCCCATAAAATGGCGGAGAAGTAAGGGGTGAGCACGTCAAAAAACGCCACCGTGACAATCGCCAGGATGACGATGAAAAAGCCGATATTCAAACCTTTAACTTGCATCAATACGTCTCTTTAAAAAGGGGAACGCATGAACTATAGAAGGTCTGGTGATGAGCGTCACATATTCGGCAGGACAGCTGCGTGATTTATCGCGTGATGTGGAATCTGTTGATGTCCTGATTTGTCCCTGTAGTGTCTGCCTGCGATCTGGTCATAAACGATTGCAGCGGCGATGATGGATTTTTTCGTACAGGAGAACACCATGCTGGAACTTCGTCCTAACTGTGAATGCTGCGATAAAGATTTGCCGCCGGAGTCAAGAGAAGCGCATATCTGCTCGTTTGAGTGCACCTTCTGCATTGATTGCGTCACCGGGGCGCTCGATGGACATTGCCCGAACTGTGGTGGAGAGCTGGTACGCCGCCCGATACGACCCGCAGCTAAGTTACTGCGTTATCCGGCATCGACGACACGCCATCTGGCAACAAGGTAAATACCAATGATGAGGTATTCAACAGGTAATTATCCGTTCCGGTATACAGAAGTAAAAACAAAAGAAGTCTCCGCTCGCATTTCCCGGGCAGAATAATCTGATCGCATGAGTTATTTCTAATAACGCTAATATTGAATTATGTATTAATCACGGTTTGGTATTAATTGGTTTTTTGTGGGACCTTACGGCTTTCGCCAGATGAAAATTATCCATGAAAGCTGTGTTTCGTTAAGAAATGCTGATAGTCAAGAGAGTGGTTTTTCTTTACCTGTTTGATTTTGATTGTTTTTTTATGCGGAATGACCTGAGGTGTCTGATAATGTCTTGATAGCAAGAAATATCTTGTTGGCTACTCTGGTCAGAGCACAGACCTTATTTAAAAGAATTTTATTCTGTGCAGAGGATTATTTACCTCAGCATCTAACTCCTTACGTATTTTTCTGAAAAAAAGTCATTTTTAAAAGAATTTTTCATTTTGAAATGGTATTGTTTACCGGCAATGCTAGTGATGTGGCGTTGTGTGCTTCAGTTTTACCCTCGCTTTTGTAGGGTTACCCCTCTTTATGCAATAAATGGAAATTGATTCCTCCCGATCTTCGCGATCGGGTTTTTTTCATTGATTACTCTCCCCGTAGAATGCTGCATTTTCGGTCCATTTAATGTCACGCCTGACACAAACGTTAAGAAAGCGATAATTCGAGGTAATATATTGTAAGTCGGTAGTTTTTTAGGAGTTTTGGAAATGCGCTTTAGCCTCCATATCATTAATAGTATCGCTTAACGGCGCTATCACTGCCGTTATCCCTGGAGGTAACACCATGAAAAAAACAACATTGACTTTAGTCGCTTCGCTTATTGCATGCAGCACATTGATTTCCAGCGTTTCCTGGGCTGACGGCCCCGGTGACCAGCGCTGGCAGCAACACGGTGGTAATCAACATCAGGACCACGGTAATGGTCCGGATCGTGGTGGTAATCGTGGCCCTGACCACGGCAACAACCGTGGCCCTGATCGCGGCGCAGATCGTGGTCCTGGCCGTGGCAATGATCATTATGCTGGACGTCCGATGCCGCAAGGCCATCACGGTGGTGATCGCTTCGCCTGGAACGGCCATGATTTCCGTCGTGGTTACCCGGCGCCGCCGGAATTCCGTGGCCCGCATTATCGTGTCGATGACTGGCGTGGACACGGCCTGTATGCACCGCCACGCGGTGAATATTGGTCGTATATCGACGGTAACTACGTCCTTGTAGCCGCAGCCACCGGTATCATCACCGCGATTCTGCTGAATAACGCCTTCAACTAATCCTGCCGACGGATGGCCATTGCCATCCGTCTTTTCGCTGTTTTCTCCTCCCCGCCAGGTTATCCTCTATAGCGATCTGTTTTCCTTTCAATGCGCTAAGGAGTCATGATGGCCGTGGTAAAAATGGTGGCGGTAGATATGGACGGCACCTTTCTCGACGACAAAAAACAGTACAATCGCGCACGTTTTCACGCCTGTTACACCCAACTGAAACAACGTGGCATCAAATTCGTGGTCGCCAGCGGCAACCAATATTATCAGCTCAAATCCTTCTTCCCTGAGATCGCCAGCGAGATCGCCTTTGTGGCGGAGAATGGCGCGTGGATTATTGACCGGGATGAGGAGTTGTTCTGTGGGGCGTTTTCGCGTGATGACGTTCATGCGGTGATGGATACGCTACAGCGTGGTCACTATCCCGATCTGAAGTATTTGATTGCCGGTCGTAACAGCGCTTACTACTTCACCGATGCCGATGAGTCATGGTTGACGAAAATGCGGCACTATTGTCATCGCCTGAAGGCTATCGATAGCCTGAGTGATACCGGTGACGATAAGTTGTTTAAATTTGCGCTCAATCTCTCCGACGACTATGTGTCGATTTTGATGGCCGATATTGAACGCTTGCATCATGGTGCCGCAGCGGCGACGTCCAGCGGGCATGGGTCGGTTGATTTGATTGTGCCGGGTCTGCATAAGGCCAATGGATTACGCCTGTTGCAGGCGCGTTGGGGCATTGCTGATGAGGAAGTGATGGCGTTTGGCGATGGTGGCAACGACCTCGAAATGTTGGTGCAATCTGGTTTCAGCTTTGCCATGCAGAATGCGCCACAGCGTGTGAAGCAGGCGGCACGTTATCAGGCACCGTCCAATAATGACGAGGGCGTGTTGCAGGTCATTGAGCAGATGCTGGCAGGGCAGGGGCCATTCCACGCCTGAACGCATATCCGGGACGAAACGGCGCGATAGATCGCGCCGTAACGGATCATGCGATCTGCCAGGCTGCCGCGATCATGTCAGTCAACGTCTCTTTGGTGTAGCTGACCCAGCCGTTTTTACTGTTGGCTCGCGCCACAATCCACTCAACTTCCGTCGCTGTCAACGTTGGGCCGCCCTGCCAGAACGGCATGATGGCGTGCTGTTGCAGCCAGGCTTTTAACGCCAGTGCCGGTGGTGCCGGATCATCCGGCAGCAGTTGTTGCGCCAGTTGCGCCATCAGTCGCTGCTGCTCGGGATGTTCGCTTTCGGCCAGCACATCGAGGAACGGAAACAGCAGACGTCCACAGACTTCGCCATGATGGAAAGGCTTAATCGCCCCCAGCTCCCCGGCGATACCGTGAATCACCCCCAATCCGGCGCTACTCAGACAGACACCGCCCAGCCATGACGCCATCATCATCGCTTCGCGGGCATTATCACCTGCCTGATCGGTGCGATTCAGTGCGGGCCAGGCTTGAAAGAACAAGCGCAAGCCGCTCAACGCCATCTGCTGGCTGAACAGATTGCCCTTGCGCGATAAATAGGCTTCAAACAGATGGGTAAAAGCGTCAATGGCGCAGGTGGCCAGGACAGGGTCTGGCGTCCCTTTGAGTAAATCGGGATCGAGAATTGCCACCTGCGGCACAAACACCGGGTGGCGCAGTGAGGCTTTCACCTGGATATGTTGTTGGTCAGTCACTACCGCGTTTTGTGTCGCTTCGCTACCGGTGCCAGCCGTGGTCGGAACCGCAATCAGCGGCAATGTGGCAGGCTGTACCGGCGTATCACCTACTTTCTCCAGATAGCGCGCGGTGGGTAGCGGATGTTGCATCATGGCGCTAAAGGCTTTGGCTGCGTCCAGCACGCTGCCGCCACCGATCG is part of the Pantoea phytobeneficialis genome and harbors:
- a CDS encoding AI-2E family transporter, with the protein product MQVKGLNIGFFIVILAIVTVAFFDVLTPYFSAILWAAILAVIFHPLKSVLRQKMGDRNGLASLVTLLIICLIVFTPLAIVTSSLVVELNTVYTKLQNNSSQFPTVFADLFQHLPAWARNYLSEHHLNNATQIQEKLSGFALKGGQYMAGSVFIIGKGTFTFTVGFGVMLYLLFFLLKDGAWLVSLILEALPLSTYVKHHLLLKFAAVSRATVKGTVVVAVVQGVLGGLAFWITDIDGSLLWGALMAFLSLIPAIGSAIIWVPAAIFFFATGALWKGLFLVSFFVVVVGLVDNILRPLLVGKDTKMPDYLILIATLGGMEVYGINGFVIGPLIAALFIACWNLLSGRDNRDNVEEIDEEFIEEGKQRD
- a CDS encoding iron-containing alcohol dehydrogenase, with product MKKDVQVSENLIELYSNQQTLFARGSIDRLVPLLAANPQPTLLFCGRSFLNGPTWARLGAALNENILGYEIVSHEASPDEIDGWVNRWRGHVDRVVAIGGGSVLDAAKAFSAMMQHPLPTARYLEKVGDTPVQPATLPLIAVPTTAGTGSEATQNAVVTDQQHIQVKASLRHPVFVPQVAILDPDLLKGTPDPVLATCAIDAFTHLFEAYLSRKGNLFSQQMALSGLRLFFQAWPALNRTDQAGDNAREAMMMASWLGGVCLSSAGLGVIHGIAGELGAIKPFHHGEVCGRLLFPFLDVLAESEHPEQQRLMAQLAQQLLPDDPAPPALALKAWLQQHAIMPFWQGGPTLTATEVEWIVARANSKNGWVSYTKETLTDMIAAAWQIA
- a CDS encoding RcnB family protein gives rise to the protein MKKTTLTLVASLIACSTLISSVSWADGPGDQRWQQHGGNQHQDHGNGPDRGGNRGPDHGNNRGPDRGADRGPGRGNDHYAGRPMPQGHHGGDRFAWNGHDFRRGYPAPPEFRGPHYRVDDWRGHGLYAPPRGEYWSYIDGNYVLVAAATGIITAILLNNAFN
- a CDS encoding DUF1272 domain-containing protein, with product MLELRPNCECCDKDLPPESREAHICSFECTFCIDCVTGALDGHCPNCGGELVRRPIRPAAKLLRYPASTTRHLATR
- a CDS encoding Cof-type HAD-IIB family hydrolase produces the protein MAVVKMVAVDMDGTFLDDKKQYNRARFHACYTQLKQRGIKFVVASGNQYYQLKSFFPEIASEIAFVAENGAWIIDRDEELFCGAFSRDDVHAVMDTLQRGHYPDLKYLIAGRNSAYYFTDADESWLTKMRHYCHRLKAIDSLSDTGDDKLFKFALNLSDDYVSILMADIERLHHGAAAATSSGHGSVDLIVPGLHKANGLRLLQARWGIADEEVMAFGDGGNDLEMLVQSGFSFAMQNAPQRVKQAARYQAPSNNDEGVLQVIEQMLAGQGPFHA
- a CDS encoding cation-transporting P-type ATPase, with amino-acid sequence MNVIPFTMRRTDSAERPWYQQDSAAAFSAFNSCPQGLSGEEAQQRLHTQGPNILPQKREKSVLMRFIAHFKDVLIYILLAAALVTAMMGHWVDTFVILGVAVINALIGFIQESNAEKSLKSIQNMLSSDAIVLREGLQATVATQNIVPGDVVMLRPGDKIPADLRLFEVHNLRVEEAILTGESTVVSKSTAALEGEKSLGDRLNLAYSGTTVSSGTAMGVVIATGGDTELGHINAMISSIEEAKTPLLVQIDKLGKAIFAIILLMMVALFVFGFLLRDIPLGELLLSVISLAVSAVPEGLPAIISIILSLGVQSMARNQAIIRKLPTVETLGAMSVICSDKTGTLTMNEMTVKAVVLADSQWRISGNSYEPQGEFHPVISASGHAAGEDSVLQAFLGAVDRCNESQLRQDEQGHWGIIGGPTEGALKVLAAKAGVKSDAIEVVSKLPFDSLYKYQAVSAVMDGKPCILLTGAPDVLLALCQQQQGEQGVTAIDRDYWENAISTYASEGLRTVAAAWRWLPTVKHRLDHEDLREGMTLLGLACMMDPPRPEAITAIRDCQQAGIRVKMITGDHQETAMAIGQMLGIGNSTAAVTGYQLEHMDDAALAQAAQEYDIFARTSPEHKLRLVKALAASGEIVGMTGDGVNDAPALKQANVGIAMGIKGTEVTKESADMILADDNFATIAAAVKEGRRVYDNLKKTILFVMPTCFAQGLLIIIAILMGNLLPLTPVQILWMNMATSATLSFGLAFEPAEQNIMRRPPRNVRSNVMDGFAIWRVLFVGLLISVSAFMLEAWLQPRGYSPEFIRTVLLQMLVTAQWVYMLNCRNSEGFSLDAGLLKNRGIWLVTLVLILLQALIIYVPLMNTLFGTQPLPLKYWFIALAVSAGIFVLVEIEKRLTRGWRTSGDKVMAS